The DNA segment TCTAATATGACCCatttctgtcaatttttttttttcgtttttagaGCACCATATTACAAATAACTATCTACTAGAGCCAAAAACTGCTGCATCCATACAGAGATTAACATTTCATTTAAACATTGCAGAAGTAGCCCTCTTTTTCATGCAGCAGTTTTTCCTAAACACTGCAAACAAGCAGGCAAGTCGAACAAAAGTACTATTTTGTGCACTACAATTTTTGCTCACTCTGCTCGTACCGACAATTACTGCTATTAACAATGCATACCAATGAAATTTAAATACATTTATCTTTCTAATGAGCTAAAACTTATTTTTCTATCATAAACAGGAGGACTATAACGATCGCACAAACATTGTGAAAAATGGCCAGGGGCCAGACAGACGTAGGACCCCCCGTTAAAAGCTAGTGAGTGTGGCAAGACCAGATTTTATGCTACTCAATATGCATGAGCCAATGGTTCGTGTTGACCAAATTCCTTTCTGCCCTACGTTGATGGGAAAAGAAATCAAGGTCCTCAAGCTATTCACACTGCTATATAATTTGTCTCAACAGAGTTTGCCTTCAAGGGTATTTATTGTACAATCACAATTCTTCTTATATTAATAATCTTATGCAGCACAAGAATACAGAATATCTTAATGCCACCATAATGGCTGCTAAACTATGAATATCTAATACACAGCAACAGAGCACAGAATTTCCTTTCACAGAAAGTCAAGCtttgcaacaatttttttttaaggttAACTTTCACTGGATCAGAGTTATGCTAAAGTATAGTGAGGAACTCGTTTTTAAATGTAATCTAGTGATAATCATAAGTAGAAAGATCAGTGCCATAGTACCTGATTTCTCTTCAAGGTCTTCTAGCCTTTCCCCTCTCTCCATTATTTTCTCAATGTTGTCCTTCATGATACTCGAAACTTCATCCACTTGAAACTGGACCCTGCAAAACACACGTCACAATTATGAATTGCACAACGCAAGAAAGCTTTCCAGGCCAAGCTtaccaagaaaaaaaactggcagtggcttagctcggctatgtcaggatatacgtagcgagaggcaaGTTTCCCTAGCTGagcttgtggtcactgtatgtttagcaatgagagacactgGGCTCCATCTCGACGGCTGTGCACCATCTATTacactcggcagtctggcatctgcGTTTGagaagccgttcctctctctgttcgggtgtctccgctgatctcttcgccttctggcgctcattctctcttttttgagtagccaagtggcaggcgacaacctcaggatcggaacaGTTAATCTTCTCATGTCTATACCgctgtttagcagcggctggactctccttctctgcatccatgtcaaacatTGTGATACAGCCACCCACTACATCTCCACCTTTATAATGCAATGATGTGCATGCGACACACAGCTCGGGAGATAGAGCAGCGTGCGATGAggtggcgacgaagcgcgcggcgcacttCGTTCCAACAGTGGAGTGGGCGCTCGGTTGCGGCGACAGCGAAgtgcacgccacatttgctgctCCTCTCCAGTTACCATGGTAacaacgcatgcgcacaactggcttctcccccagccaccgcgaaatgctcaactggtagcccagtgtagctgtcgctacaaaaaaaaaaaaaacagcctgctcATCAAAGGAACAACACAGTCACTCTGATAAGTGTCATGCACTCTGGCCCGCAACCCCAAGTGAGACTTTTCCGAGACACAACCAAGCACTAAACCAACATATGCTATCATCTGCTAGCAAGTTACAGCATCAATGTAAGCTTACTCAATGACAAAAtttctaaataaaaataaagttttaATGACAATTCTGAGGACAAAATAAGCAACAACTTCCTTATCGCACCAATTTCTTTAGTGACAATATGCAAGACTGGAACTACTTCCTTATCATAACAGCTTCTTTAGTGACAATATGCAAGACTGGAACTATAAATTGATTGAAGTTAGTAATTCATGTCAAAAACTCTTGTCTGCGATTAACAGCTCTTGAAGAGCACCATCTTTATTAGAAACAGACGCATCATTTCATAAATGCAGAGTCATTGTGatttttgcagtgaaaaaaaattacCATGCCATGTACCACAACAAAAGCCCGACGAGGTATCCTGTATTCCCCGCAGTGAGAAGGAAATGTATAAACTTGTCCACTCTTCTAAAAGCTGTTTTTGTAAAGCATGAGCAGTAGAAAAAAGTAACAAAACCATTTGCATGTTCCAATTAACACACAGACTAACCTTCTCAGCTTCTTATCTTGAATCGTAAGGGTCTTCCCACTTGAGGTTGGTCCCCTGAAAAGGTGCGAGACCCACTGGTTAGCACAGTATCCATGCTTTGACAGTCAACAATTGTGCAggcaatgtttatttatttatttatttatctatttattaaAACATAGTGCAGGCCATGaagcccaagcaggagtggaatacaaaacaaaatattaaaaTGTTAAAATGCAAATCAAACTGTAAGCAAAACAAAATACGAGTAGCAGGAAATGACTGGAACCACAACATGTAAAACTATGCATGGTAACTTATAAGATCAAGAGACTGTGCGCAATAAGCTGGCAAACTGTTCCAAATCAGTGAttgcctgcagaaaaaaaaagagtgctctAATAAACTCAAATAAGTAGCTCATAAATAAAAAGGGAGAGAGAATGTCGGGATGAAGTAAGACAGGAAAGGAGCTGCGATGAAAataatttggtttatgggggtttaacgtcccaaagcgactcaagctatgagggacgccgtagtgaagggctccggaaatttagactacctggggttctttaacgtgcactgacatcgcacagtacacgggcctctagaatttcgcctccatcgaaattcaaccgccacggccgggatcaaaccagcgGCGGCTGAAAATAATTTGTAGACCCAACTACACTCATTCATATTTTGCAACTAGCCCCTGGCACTCCTAGCATTACTAACCCTTTGAGTGTCATTGACGTATTGGTACGTTTTCGTGTTTCCCGCTAGCCCCTGCTTTCAAAATGTGCTCTGGAACACAAAGCTGGCACGCTTGAGGTGGTGCAGCCATCTGTGTTATCTTTCTAGAAGCCTATATTATCACCACGTGCTGGGCTTGAAAGCTGAAGGTGTCGTCGCTCGGCGATAGCTTCATGCGCGCAACTTCCGAAAGGAGCGCAGTCTTTTCAGAGTGTGGACAAGCATATGCTTTTAATTCTCAGTTAAAGCATTCTCGCAGGTGTGTCTGCCATGTGTTGTATTTGTGTAGAAGGTATTGTTTTCCGTTCTCTCACCGTGTCCGCTATGTCACAAGTTAAGAAAGTGCACCCCTGGCTCTCCACAGCCTCGCTGGCTGCTGAAAGTGGCCAGCAAGGTTATTGTATCTCTCTTTCACATTTCTTTCATAAGTTTTCAATTCTGTTTCGTACGGCCCGCTGAAAGTGCTCCCTCCTTGTGTGTGATTGTCCACTGTCACGCGATTGTGCGCGAATGCGGTCTGGAGAGGTGGCTCTTCAGATTCCGAATTTCGACGGAAAAAGAATGAAGACCAGCACCAGCGTTACGCGTGCCAAGTATGACAAAGATTTGTCCCTGGACCCTATCACACTGACCAGAAGTACTgagaataatgtttttttttgtgatgctCCTCTTTAAGTAGCATTTGTTTATTGATAACTCCTGGCAGACATTAAAGTGTACATTTGCCATTATCGATATTATTTTGCGCTCTTTCCCTAATAttctataaaaaaaaatgacactgGGGTGCATCACTCCCAGGAAAACACGACATTCAAAGGGCTAAGCTCTAAGGTAAATGCGGTGACTGAACTCAAATTGCAAGACCGTTTAAAATGTAGACTTTTTTATATCTTCAGTACGACCTCATGTATGTATCAATGATCCCTGAAGTTTGTTGCCTATTTGGAAGTAATTTCCTCATGGTGCAAAATAATACAAGTAGCATAGTAATTTCTAATAGCCAAGATTTTGCCACAACTTGCAGGCAAATGAACTTGGCACTAAAGTTTTTGACAGTAACTTTGTCTAAAGTTTCACCACAAATTCTGTCTTCTCAGCATACCTGATCTCCCGTGACTAATTTAAGAAAGCTTCAGATACCAAAATACAGAGCAACATTCACAAGAAAGTTTAAAATCTGTACTGAATCAATCAAAATCGCAACACATCAACCAGATCAGAGGTGCAACAAATGAGAACATTACTGGTGAATCAACTTTACAAGATGCAAAGCGATATCACAAGCAAAGTACACGAGACCGCTGCCAGTGAATGCCAAGCTGCACCTAATGCAGCATGCATGGAGTCAAAAGACTAACGTAGTTTCATGTGTGTATTGCGTACTGGCCACCCGGATGCACATTTACTCGATTAATGCGTTCCACTAACATTTGACCATATCTGCTCTAACCGCCATTTGAAGTTCTCAGAGAGCTCCCCCATGTTCAGCATGACTCGACAATGCTGTGGAATTATGCAGCCTATAACTAACCCTTAGAATATGGCAAATGAGATGAGAAAAACTTCCACATCAACTAATGTAAGCATAACTCCTTCGTCGCCACAACAGCAAGACATAGCAgctcttaaaggactatagacacctaattttattgcacattttcttctgtcaaatgcTACATTAGACAcagaatacatggattaccaggaGGCATTTGCCTACAACCGTTAAATAATTTATGACTGAATTTCTTGactcatgctgtctcggtttcggtttcgaccgaaggacgactgtggcGTCAAGTTGATATTTTTGTCCTGTGATCGACTAGAaaaactggtttatggtttatggaggtttaacgtctcaaggcgactcaggctatgagggacgccgtagtgaagggctccggaaatttcgaccacctggggttctttaacgtgcactgacatcgcacagttcacgggcctctagaatttcgcctccatcgaaattcggccgccgcggccgggatcgaacccgcgtctttcgggccagcagccgagcgccataaccactcagccactgcagcGGCTCCCACTGAAAAAATCTAATATAATCACtgatatgcagttttaattcactacagcatTTAATCCAGCCTGTTaattccaagacctggaatgagaaaaaatgacctgtcagcaattatatagccgatttttttatgcctcatgtgacctaaacatcaactacgagtcacagtcatcgttcattACCAAAATACAGAGCAACGTTCATAAGAAAGTTTAGAATCTGTACTGAATCAATTAAAATCACAGCACATCAACCAGATCAGAGAGGCAACAAAtgaaaaccgaaacagcgtcaagaagaagttcaattataaattaagtagcggtcgtacacgaataccagagggtgctccatgtatacgaatgtctaacgcacatcgtttgaaagaagaaaacacgcaagcaaaaaatttggtgtctatagtctttTAAAGGGCAGCTCCAAGGGTATTTTGAGGTTCTCACATTCTAATGATACTTATATTGTAGGTTTTTATCTAATTCCTGGCTACTTCTGCCAAGTCTGACAGCCATGTGACATTTCAATCTGGCACAAATTGATTTTAAAGTTCACTGTTTCCATGGCCTCAGTTCAGGTGATTTCTACGAGCAACACTCCATTTTTGATGTCACAAACATTCCCGGCTCCCCGCTTCAGCAACAAAATTTTGAGGTTAGTATTGGGTTGTCGTAGGCATTTTATGGAAGGACAAGTGTTTTTCAAGTAATGCTTATGACATTATTACAGCATCATGCCAAACACCGCCCTTGGCCATGGAccaagtttcagtttcagttttctgTTTTCGCTGTTTTTAAATTGTACCACTCGGTATCTTGAAAAACGGTTTGCTGTGGCAAAGAGAGGGGACTCTAAGGAATGTGATGTAACTAACTCAAAATGCTGAAAAATCCCCAGAGCAGCACTTTAAGCAGTCCAAGCAACAGCTATACAGATATGACCAATCACCAATCAGCACTGTGTTAAACACAGCAAAAAAGCACACACTGACTGGCAGAAAATAACAGATGCACATTCCCACTCTGCCTGCGTGAACACTTTGAGTACCGAGTCAGGCGTCTCACCAATGCAGCTCAGTTCAACACTTAGTTACAGGCACAAAAGTGACCCCTTGATGTTGCGCATTATAGTAAATCATAGCTGATACACCTTATCACACATTGTGCACAACACAGAACAGAGCTGAGGTCTGACACAAACATATCTAATCACAACTAACTGCCATCATGCTTCTGACTAAGGTACATAATAAAGCAACAAAAAACTTCACTTTATTTTTAAGCAATAGCAAAGGTAcagcaaagaataaaagaatatTTACAGAGGCACATGAAAACcttataagcacccatagagcaaaaaggcacagaaaagaaaatttttgagACCCTCTTTGATTTCCATTTAAGGCCATTTTTAAGTTATATTTGACTACGGGTCTACGGTATTATTTAATATTTGTAATCTCTTACAAATATTAAATTGCACAACAAGAATTCGATCACACAGTAGTTTAGCAAAGAGAGGCAAAGGTCGCCAGATGTACTTAAGGAAAAAGTCCTCATCTTCTTCATCTTGCAGAAGCTTTTCCTGCAAAATAAACATGCATGAGTTTCGATTTCATATTGTTACATGCAAACAAGAACAAATTTCAACATCACTCCGAGTGCAAAATTTGCTACATCCAGGAATAAACTTACTTTTTCAGGTTCTCCAGCTTCAGTAACATCTTCTTCTGAAAGATATCGCCTGAATTTTGGTGGCATTCTCACTGCTTTCCTGCAACAAAACAGTAAAAGCAACAACAGTACAAACTTTGTGTGAAAAAGCATACAAAATGTTTTTAAGCACTGAAAtagcttcttttttgcttcactTTACAAAtcgtttatggtttacgggggtttaacgtcccaaagcgactcaggctatgagagacgccgtagtgaagggctccgggaatttcgaccacctggggttctttaacatgcactgacatcgtacagagtacacgggcctctagaatttcgcctccatcgaaattcgaccgccgcggccgggattgaacccgcatctttcgggtcagcagccgagcgccataaccactcagccaccacggcggctccacTTTACAAACAATTAATTGATGTTCATAACCTATAAACATTAATCAGTGACAGCTTTGCTTTCAGCCACGTGCTGCAGTGCTTCATGCTATTACTAGTATAAAACAAAGTGAAAGCAAATGCAACAGTCAAAAGCAGAAGGCATTCGACCAGCACAGACATGTGCCCTGTCAATCACTTGTgtcacaggaaaaaaagaaacaaaacaaaacaagaagtgATCTGATCCAGCATTGTTGTTTGTCCAAAACAGGGCTTTGAAGCTATCTCATAAAGCATGGCAGCCCAGCGAAGCACATTTCAGGTGCAGAACGACATAGAGGCCACAACATACGTATCCAACCCAGCTTGCTCACTTTTGTATCACAAATGCTTCAATACACCCCTCTGAACAACAACgcaaatggtatggtatggtgcggtatggaatggtattgtaTATAATAATTCAGAGCTCCCACTCCTAGCTTATGAGTAGGTTCTTGAAGTTAACAGTATTATAACTTCACGAAGCTACATGTAAGCTAGGAGTGGGAGCTCTGAATTAATTTAGACTGCATGGGCTCTTTAAATGCGCACTGGCAACACATGGGtgtttttgcgtttcacctcaatCAAAATGTAACCGCTGCAGCCAGGACTTTACCCCACATCTAACAACTTAGTAGCAAAGCCAAagacactgagccaccacagcagcCACCTACACAATTTTATTATAGCTGCCAATGAAAGCTACTAGTATAGTTTACTTGCAAATTCGTCTTTTTGTTGTGCGCCTCTTACATTTTTATATTTTGACTTCTAAGCAATTTTCTGACCTTTATAACAcaaaagcgtggctttttgggcttgttgagCTGTCGCTATGATAACACAGAACCACCTGATGACTAAGCATGACAAGTCGCTGCCTTTCAGTACATACTCAGATAAATAAAAGGGCTGTTGTTATAATatataaaaaggaaaaaggaataaaaagtcTGCTAGCAAAACCTGCTACCAAAGCCTCCCTACTATTGAGAACATGAACAACCGTTCCAGTTAATGTCGGGGACTAAGGTTTATTGATTATTCCCTCAACTTAACAACTCTATTTCTGAAGTGGTATGCTGCAGgcgagttggtttttcatgcttttCTATTCAGGCTTATGCGATATGaatatggaaaaaaaattgcagatacGCCCCTGAAACACAAAGTGCAACTACTACTGAAATGCATTCCCACCAAATCCACTTGATCTGTAATGGATTGCCGAGCCTTTGCTCTGCTTTCCTTCTTTTAAGCATAACCTACAGAAGTCAACATAATGTACCGAGTCGACCTTCTTCGTTCTATCCCTTCATCTTTTTCATCCCCCTCTTCCAAACTCAAAGGTATTATGAATAACCTATCTTCCTACCTATGCAATCATGTATGCAATGTATGCCATACGTGAATATGTATACAGTGTGCACTTTAAGAACATGTATATGCGTGCTTTTGCTTTCACCTCGATTGCTCTCCAGATTAAAGTACCTGGAAAGTTCACCTGGATTGCTATCCAGGTGACAGTGGTGCTGCAAACATGAATAACATGTCCTCCTACCTACACGGCCATGTATGCCACGTACACTATATATTTCCATGAATACAATGTGCATTCGCTGTCAAAAGTGTATGCAGTGTAACATAAGTAAAAGACTTTTTTTCACTGCCATCACTGCACACAGCAATGAATGTATGCAGCCCAATTCTGAGCATGCAGACTACACAGTGCACCTTTAAATCTCAGTAAATGTACCCCGGGCGAGAAGAACGTTAAATTTCTTTGTCAAAATCCTGTTCCATAAACTTATGACACCAGGTGTGCACTTATGAACACATGGGTGCTCTTAACTATAATCCAGGTGAGCTTTAATGTTATTAAGATGAGCCGCAGTGCAAACAGAAAACTGGGCCCTTTCCTTCTGGCAGGCAAGCTATCACCTATGGCCGCTGCTGCAGTTCTCCAGTCAGTATCTGACAAAAATGGCGTGAGCACATTATTAGTTACTGACCTAATCTGCAAATGTACACTGTCTTGCAAACAAAAAAACCCCTACTCACCAGAAGAGTTAGCATGATTGCAAAAGTGGTGTTATTTTTACTTTCTCATTGACCTTTTTAGTGTACATGCAAGTACAATTGTGCCTTgtctctccccctatcctttcttgcAATCATTCCTATCTTCTCACCTGTCCCTTTCCTTTATGTTGCCTGTAGCACTCAGATAATTAATGTCACAGATAGCAGTTCCCGTGGACAGCATCCATCTTTTCCTTTCGTTTGGATTTTATCTCGAATAAACCTCGAATAAACTATTGCTACTACTCCAAATGGTGTGAGGGCATGGATGTGGGCAGCACAAGTTTACACTTGCTGAACATGCATGCAAAACCAAAACACTCGAGCAGCCTTCCAGTGGTACAACAGAAACTACCAATCAATAGAGTGATTGCATGCAGTGGCTGGACAGAGGGACTACATTAAGAACATGCCTCTTTCTATTGCAACAATGAGCTGCCATAGCCCCAaatatgtgaagaaaaaaaaacaaaatgccaCATCCATAGTTCCCCATGCATTGGACCAACTTGCAAGTCTAAAAACAGGCAAACACTCCTTCAGCCAATAATTTATTTTAAGGGTGCCAAAAAATTAGGCACATAGTGAACAGCTAAATTAATGTAAATGCATgttatgaagaaaggaaaggcacagtacTGCGTAATTCTTGGGTGGACACCTGATCCACACTTTGAGGGTAGACATGGGGAGTAAAATGACGGAGGGAGAAAGAACTATGAACAGCAGGTCTGTCTGATAAAATTATCAGGTATTCTATGATATATACaaatgataaaaataaaatatagcgCATTTAACCTAAACACTGAGATGTATCTTTTATGTGTAATTCAATACAGCATATAACAGAGTATCGTAGTGTAGTTGTAAGGCTCTTTTTTTTGTCGCCACAGAGCCCTAATCTTGAACTAAgcacaattttgttcataaatttGGCACAATATGCACAAAATTAACCACTAAAGAAAAGCAGTTTAAAGGAATGTCAGAATGAACATGCAGCATGCTTAATAAACCCAAATTATGTAATTAAATTATTGAGCTCATAAACTCAGATTTGAGCAAAAACAATATAAGTTTGGTCTGATTAACCTCAAGTAGCACATCAAAGGCCCATTGTGATGATCAGTTGTCAGAAAAGTATATCCGCTCACTGCAACATCAGCTCTCTGCATTAGTTCTGTTCGTCAAGCTTTATCCCAACACGGCAGATAAAGGTTTCCCTCTTCACATTCTTCAAGCAGGAATGTGCAATACAGGACAGTTAAACAAATACACTATTACAGGATTAATCTTTCTCACAAAATGCACGCAAAACTCAAGGCCATGTTCCTTCAATGCCAGCAACCATACAAAAGGCTAACGATACTACAGTGTTGTCCCTTCTAAGCATACCCAACAACGTCATGGCTAGGTGCCAGGCTAGAAAGCTCTGCAGATCTGAGCCATTTGCTGTGTAGTAATGTGGCTGTATTCATGCAGGCACGAATTATTCCCTCACAGGCAACAAAGTGCACTGGATGCATATCACAAGGTACAAATTCAAGCACATAGCTATGGTGTTATCATGCATGCCATAATAAGCTTCCACACTATATGTATTTGAAAGTAGGAAATTCAACCATGTACTGCTACAATTAGTACGAAGGAAAGGATGTATACTGTACAATGCACAACCAATGAGCACACAATGAAATTCAAAAACCTAGTAAAGAAATGCTCAACACAACAATTTCAATCAAAGCATTTAAAACTGACTTGTAtggttttatgggatttaacgtcccaaagcaactctggttattagtgatgccgtagtggagggctctggataatatcgaccacctagggttctttaacgcgcactgacatcgcactagtACACGgacatctagcatttcgcctccatcgaaatgcgaccgccgcggccgggatcgaacccgcgtctttcgggtcagcagccga comes from the Amblyomma americanum isolate KBUSLIRL-KWMA chromosome 1, ASM5285725v1, whole genome shotgun sequence genome and includes:
- the LOC144114998 gene encoding uncharacterized protein LOC144114998 isoform X2: MLLKLENLKKGPTSSGKTLTIQDKKLRRVQFQVDEVSSIMKDNIEKIMERGERLEDLEEKSDSLATNADQFWSTAKKMQSRMWWRNMRVKVLLVLVILAILLIIFVPIIVRNS
- the LOC144114998 gene encoding vesicle-associated membrane protein 4-like isoform X1, which codes for MPPKFRRYLSEEDVTEAGEPEKEKLLQDEEDEDFFLKGPTSSGKTLTIQDKKLRRVQFQVDEVSSIMKDNIEKIMERGERLEDLEEKSDSLATNADQFWSTAKKMQSRMWWRNMRVKVLLVLVILAILLIIFVPIIVRNS